agagagggagagggggagagagggaggggggagacagtcagacagagagagagagagagagagagagagagggggggggggcagagaaagagaggagagagagagagagagagagagagagagagagagaggggggggcagagaaagagaggagagagaggagagagagccagacagatagacagagagagagagggggggagagagagaggagagaaagagtggggagagaggggggggagagaggagagagggagagaaaggagagaagtgagggagagagagaggagaaggggagaggagagagagagagagagagaggttacaaactcacactagccctgctgctgctgctgcacccagtcctggggttcagagctcccctcaatgaagtctagtattattaatattgaaatgatcaggagccaggagtttgagcagggttacaaactcacactagccctgctgctgctgctgcacccagtcctggggttcagagctcccctcaatgaagtctagtattattaatattgaaatgatcaggagccaggagtttgagcagggttagaaactcacactagccctgctgctgctgctgctgcacccagtcctggggttcagagctcccttcaatgaagtctagtattattaatattgaaatgatcaggagccaggagtttgagcagggttacaaactcacactagccctgctgctgctgctgctgcacccagtccaggggttcagagctcccctcaatgaagtctagtattattaatattgaaatgatcaggagccaggagtttgagcagggttacaaactcacactagccctgctgctgctgctgctgcacccagtcctggggttcagagctcccctcaatgaagtctagtattattaatattgaaatgatcaggagccaggagtttgagcagggttacaaactcacactagccctgctgctgctgctgcacccagtcctggggttcagagctcccctcaatgaagtctagtattattaatattgaaatgatcaggagccaggagtttgagcagggttacaaactcacactagccctgctgctgctgctgctgctgcacccagtcctggggttcagagctcccctcaatgaagtctagtattattaatattgaaatgatcaggagccaggagtttgagcagggttacaaactcacactagccctgctgctgctgctgctgctgcacccagtcctggggttcagagctcccctcaatgaagtctagtattattaatattgaaatgatcaggagccaggagtttgagcagggttacaaactcacactagccctgctgctgctgctgcacccagtcctggggttcagagctcccttcaatgaagtctagtattattaatattgaaatgatcaggagccaggagtttgagcagggttacaaactcacactagccctgctgctgctgctgctgctgcacccagtcctggggttcagagctcccctcaatgaagtctagtattattaatattgaaatgatcaggagccaggagtttgagcagggttacaaactcacactagccctgctgctgctgctgctgctgctgcacccagtcctggggttcagagctcccctcaatgaagtctagtattattaatattgaaatgatcaggagccaggagtttgagcagggttacaaactcacactagccctgctgctgctgctgctgctgcacccagtcctggggttcagagctcccctcaatgaagtctagtattattaatattgaaatgatcaggagccaggagtttgagcagggttacaaactcacactagccctgctgctgctgctgcacccagtcctggggttcagagctcccctcaatgaagtctagtattattaatattgaaatgatcaggagccaggagtttgagcagggttacaaactcacactagccctgctgctgctgctgctgcacccagtcctggggttcagagctcccctcaatgaagtctagtattattaatattgaaatgatcaggagccaggagtttgagcagggttacaaactcacactagccctgctgctgctgctgctgctgcacccagtcctggggttcagagctcccctcaatgaagtctagtattattagtagtattgaaatgatcaggagccaggagtttgagcagggttagaaactcacactagccctgctgctgctgctgctgcacccagtcctggggttcagagctcccctcaatgaagtctgttattattattaatattgaaatgatcaggagccaggagtttgagcagggttacaaactcacactagccctgctgctgctgctgcacccagtcctggggttcagagctcccctcaatgaagtctagtattattaatattgaaatgatcaggagccaggagtttgagcagggttacaaactcacactagccctgctgctgctgctgcacccagtcctggggttcagagctcccctcaatgaagtctagtattattaatattgaaatgatcaggagccaggagtttgagcagggttacaaactcacactagccctgctgctgctgctgctgctgctgcacccagtcctggggttcagagctcccctcaatgaagtctgttattattattaatattgaaatgatcaggagccaggagtttgagcagggttacaaactcacactagccctgctgctgctgctgcacccagtcctggggttcagagctcccctcaatgaagtctagtattattaatattgaaatgatcaggagccaggagtttgagcagggttacaaactcacactagccctgctgctgctgctgcacccagtcctggggttcagagctcccctcaatgaagtctagtattattaatattgaaatgatcaggagccaggagtttgagcagggttacaaactcacactagccctgctgctgctgctgctgctgctgcacccagtcctggggttcagagctcccctcaatgaagtctagtattattaatattgaaatgatcaggagccaggagtttgagcagggttacaaactcacactagccctgctgctgctgctgctgctgctcccagtcctggggttcagagctcccctcaatgaagtctagtattattaatatcaaTATTATAAGGCATATTATTGACTCGGAAAGCGAGTTTAAGGGACGTattaatatataacatttataaaataaaattataaatcacCCACCGAACTGCTCGCTCGCTTCCGCTACGTTCGGCTTTCTTAGGAAGCgtctgaaatattaaaaaaaaaaaaccaaagagaTCAAAAAATATATCCAgtaaccttttttgtttgtttgtttattatttttaagacaGCCACTTACAACAAATCGAAAAATAACACAATATTAATACAGATATATACAAATTCATGAcgtcaataaataataataataataataataataataataataataataataataataatattcacgcGGTTCAAACACCGAACTAATACGTCATGAAATAtaaatttgaattttaaaaaacaggcttcgaaattaacaacaaaaaaaacgtcaTTTCTGCTTCGAAACTGGAAATACTAATCAGAAAAAAAACGCATTCATTTGTAGTGTCGCATCTTTAAGTACGAATTAttatcatgattattattattattattattattattattattttgatattatAATTTAGTAAACAAAACACGGAACCCAGGCCTGGCGAGCTGTTGCTAAAATTTCTCAACCGTTCAGacaggagatatatatatatttatttatgggtTATATTTCATAACCAGGCgtgttattactgtttttaaaaatatatttattcatttataatacTTGCTTTTTTAGTTTATTCGACACGGTTCGATAACGGAGTAAGAAATCTCCTTCGGCCGCCATTTCGAGTAAGGGCAAGAGTCCAGCCCGGCGTCACGGCGGGTCAATAGAGAGACGCTGTTTCTCAATGGGGAAAATTCGAGCAAGTGAAGCCGCCGCCGCCATGTCTGTTGAGGGCGGCCGTCACCGATTCGCGGGAGCGAGCCTACGTCACGGTGCGcgtcattgttttgtttgtcttctcTGTATCAATACAGAAAATATTATAAACTCTGTAAATGTGATCGGCTtttatgaataaattaataataacacgtcaaaaaaaagagagagaaaaacaaatccCACGAATGATTGAGACGCAGAAATGATTGCGTATTTGTTTAAagacttttattttataaaagtttattacagtatatatttttacagatatatatatattgtattactcccgtcccacagcagtgtgatccagtccaggttttactgctaccagcttgatcagcccccagtgtgtctagctaacaagctcaggtgtgtctgattattaaactcccagtgaaaccaggactggatcacactgctgtgcagcgggagtctgattcccagccctgaatAAGCGATACATTTCCTGATAGAAGACCGaacaggtaataataataataataataataataataataataataataataataatcaatgcattcagaagtagtatttaaaaaataacaaataaaaaaattcaaaaaggTCTATTTGCTAAAACATTGTTGAAAATTGTTATACACTCTCCCGTCCGCTAGGGGGCGAACTGACGCGACGGTATCACAGATTCTCGTAGACGGATTCAAAGATGCCCTCGTCGGCCGCGGCGGTCTGTGGTTGATTCGGCTGcgcctgaaaataaataaataaataaataaataaataaacaaacatttagaaCTGGTTTAGGGACAATGTCAAAAttatcaacatttttaaaaaacgtaGAATTTATCTACAAATACTGTTTTATTCAGTCAATAATGAGGACAATTAACCATCAAAatacgcagtttttttttttttacagtatccaTTTTCCCAAGTAAttgaaaaaattattattattattattattattattattattattattatttagtagattGCTCCTGGCTTAGGGACGGTGTAAAAATTATCAACAATTTTTAAGAAACGTACACTGACAATTTCaagcccctattattattattattattattattatttagagatCTCTCCTGGTCTTCCTCACCttccctttcttcttcttcttctcttctcctccttttctctttttaaCATTCTTCTCGTTCTTTGGCTTCGGCTCCAGAGTGGTGTAGAGAGAAGGGTTGCGAGGCTCCAGAGCCTTGATAAagaattcaaaaaataaaaataaatacatcatcatcatcatcatcatcatcatcataataataataataataataataataataataataataataataataataacacattattattatttatttcttagcagacgcccttatccagggcgacttacaactgttacaagatatcacattatttttacatacaattacccatttatacagttgggtttttactggagcaatctaggtaaagttccttgctcaagggtacagcagcagtgtcccccacctgggattgaacccacgaccctccggtcaggagtccagagccctgaccactacacagacacactcacagtgTAGATGGATGGTTCCTTCACTGTCTGCTTCTCAGCATTgactctctctttgtctctctctgagtctctctctgtgtctctcgctgtctctgtgtctctctctgtctctgtgtctctcgctgtctctgtgtctctctctgtctctgtgtctctctctgtctctgtgtctctctcttcaGTCCCAGAACAGGCGCAGACCTGCAAtggaaacagaaacacacactctgCAGTGAGGTCATCACCCTGCGACGGTATCTCGCATTCCCGCGAGGTCATCACCCTGCGACTGTATCTCGCATTCCCGCGAGGTCATCACCCTGCGACTGTATCTCGCATTCCCCGCGAGGTCATCACCCTGCGACTGTACCTCGCATTCCCCACGAGGTCATCACCCTGCGACTGTACCTCGCATTCCCCGCGAGGTCATCACCCTGCGACTGTACCTCGCATTCCCGTGAGGTCATTCTTCCACGAAACCGTTCTGTGATGTCACCTTTCTTTCACAGTTCAGTAATACCTAATATCACCTTAttgctcccctctcctctcctctcctctctacccattccccctctccttcctccccttcccctctctcactattctctctcctccccctcttcctcccctctccctctcctctctccatccctcccaTTCCCCCTCCATCTCCTTTCTCCTaattccctctctccctctcctctctcactattctctcctctccctcttcctcccctctccctctcctctctccccattccctctctccctctcctctctccatccctctcatctcctctctcctaaTTCCCTCTCtaactctccctcccctctctctcccctctcctctctcactattctctctctctctcccccatctctctccccctcccctctcctctttcccccctcttctcccctcccctcccctcccctctctcaccctccTCTTCCACAGCAGCACCCCAGTTCCAGTCACACTGAAGACGAGGAAGATGGCGCTGAGAATCGACAGAGTGATGATATCCACAATGAAGGACGAGGGCTCCCTGTACCCCACatctgaaacaaaacacacagcgggCTTACagactgaggggagctctgaaccccaggactgggtgcagcagcagcagcagcagggctagtgtgagtttgtaaccctgctcaaactcctggctcctgatcatttcaatattaataacactagacttcattgaggggagctctgaaccccaggactgggtgcagcagcagcagcagggctagtgtgagtttgtaaccctgctcaaactcctggctcctgatcatttcaatattaataatactagacttcattgaggggagctctgaaccccaggactgggtgcagcagcagcagcagcagcagcagggctagtgtgagtttgtaaccctgctcaaactcctggctcctgatcatttcaatattaataatactagacttcattgaggggagctctgaaccccaggactgggtgcagcagcagcagcagcagcagggctagtgtgagtttgtaaccctgctcaaactcctggctcctgatcatttcaatattaataatactagacttcattgaggggagctctgaaccccaggactgggtgcagcagcagcagggctagtgtgagtttgtaaccctgctcaaactcctggctcctgatcatttcaatattaataatactagacttcattgaggggagctctgaaccccaggactgggtgcagcagcagcagggttagtgtgagtttctaacactgctcaaactcctggctcctgatcatttcaatattagtaatactagacttcattgaggggagctctgaaccccaggactgggtgcagcagcagcagcagcagggctagtgtgagtttgtaaccctgctcaaactcctggctcctgatcatttcaatattaataatactagacttcattgaggggagctctgaaccccaggactgggtgcagcagcagcagcagcagggctagtgtgagtttgtaaccctgctcaaactcctggctcctgatcatttcaatattaataatactagacttcattgaggggagctctgaaccccaggactgggtgcagcagcagcagcagcagggctagtgtgagtttgtaaccctgctcaaactcctggctcctgatcatttcaatattaataatactagacttcattgacgggagctctgaaccccaggactgggtgcagcagcaacagcagggctagtgtgagtttgtaaccctgctcaaactcctggctcctgatcatttcaatattaataatactagacttcattgaggggagctctgaaccccaggactgggtgcagcagcagcagcagcagcagggctagtgtgagtttgtaaccctgctcaaactcctggctcctgatcatttcaatattaataataataatactagacttcattgaggggagctctgaaccccaggactgggtgcagcagcagcagcagcagggctggtgtgagtttgtaaccctgctcaaactcctggatcatttcaataataataataataataataataataataataataataataataataataataataataataatgagacttCAGACAGTACTTTTCATTGCTTTAAATAGGATTAAtatttatcacacacacacacaatatctatCTAGTCGTTACCTCTGACGAGCAGGTAACACGATGACTGGACCCGCCCCTCGTTGCTGTTATAACGACACAGGTAGCTTCCGGTGAATGACGCGTTGTGTGCGATGAAATGAACCTGCAACGTTTCGGTCTTGGGATCCGCCTGCGTCGGATACTCGGTCTCTCTACCGATTAAACTTTCTCCTCCCGCCGCGACCCGGTTAACTCCCGCTTTCCCGCCGGTGGAGTTGGCAGGGATGTGGATTTTACAGGTCAGATCCACGGTCTCTCCTGACAGCGCCACCCGAATCGGGTCTCCTGGCTCCAGTGTGACCAAGGCAAGACCCGTGCCTGTCCCAGAATTATTAATGTTACTGGAAATGCGAGTcagttatacatatatatatataatttcaatcagactcccgctgcacagcagtgtgatccagtcctggtttcactaggagtttaataataagacacacctgagcttgttagctagacacactgggggctgatcaagctggtagcagtaaaacctggactggatcacactgctgtgcgataggagtctgattcccctccctgatctctctgtctaaatatcccacagttcccagcaatatcctgtagctctcttcactataaaatcagctacaaacctccttcaaccaaagtctatctacagggctgggaatcagactcccgctgcacagcagtgtgatccagtcctggtttcactaggagtttaataataagacacacctgagcttgttagctagacacactgggggctgatcaagctggtagcagtaaaacctggactggatcacactgctgtgcgataggagtctgattcccaggcctgtagtaatactactactaatataataataataataataataataataataataataataataataataatttctgtaaTTACTTGGGAAAATGGATACTGtaaaaaaacagcatattttGATGGTTAATTGTCCTCATTATTGACTGAATGAAACTGTATTTGTAGATTCATTCAAGTCTATATTTCTGTATAAATTAAAGACACGTcggttttttaatttttaatttttttaaaagtattaaaacaactataaaacaaaataaaaaaacctcaCTATTAAGGAAAATATTAAAGGTAAATTTGCAGTCAAAATATGgtgtatctctctctcctctctcttctctctccctctctctctctcttctctccctccttctccctctcctctctcctctctcttcctctctctctccctctcctctcttcctcgctccctctctctctctctctctctccctctccctcttcctctatctctctctctctctctctctaattctTGTGCAAATTCTACTTCCGGTAAAAAAGACGGGTGCATTAAGATTATCAAAGTTGAAAATAGAGGCTGGTTTATGTTTGAAAGAAACTGGGACttttacattataaataaatataatatttattattattattattattattattagctgtcTTAGTACCGGTAAGATTGGTGGAAACGTCTGTATTAATAATCTTTTATTAACAGAAATAAATGCACATAAatacactataataataataataataataataataataataataataataataataataataataataataaataaataaataaataaataaataaataaataaataaaattagggGCTTGAATTTGTCAGTGtacgttttttaaaaaattgttgaTAATTTTTACACCATCCCTATGCCAGGAGCaatctactaaataataataataataataataataataataataataataatacatattatatttatttataacgtAAAACTCCCAGTTTCTTTCAaacataaacattattattattattattattattattattattattattattattattattattattattattattattataaatatacttCCAGGGTGAAGCGATAATTTCCTCACCTACCTTTTACTCCAAAAGACAACAGGAAAACCGTGAATAATTTTGCAAAGCCGCTGGGAGACATTCTTTACCGTCGTTGCTGGTCGTTTTACACACGCATGTGTTTCGCGAATCCTATTATTTATTAATGAGTCGTTCAGTGGAggctttttctccaaagcgacttccagagactaggggggtgaactctgcatcatcaacaactgctgctgctgctgctgcagagtcacttccaataggacctcgtttgttttaaaaTCTCCCCGAT
The sequence above is drawn from the Acipenser ruthenus unplaced genomic scaffold, fAciRut3.2 maternal haplotype, whole genome shotgun sequence genome and encodes:
- the LOC131730026 gene encoding NFAT activation molecule 1-like: MSPSGFAKLFTVFLLSFGVKGTGLALVTLEPGDPIRVALSGETVDLTCKIHIPANSTGGKAGVNRVAAGGESLIGRETEYPTQADPKTETLQVHFIAHNASFTGSYLCRYNSNEGRVQSSCYLLVRDVGYREPSSFIVDIITLSILSAIFLVFSVTGTGVLLWKRRVCACSGTEERDTETERDTETERDTETARDTETERDTETARDTERDSERDKERVNAEKQTVKEPSIYTALEPRNPSLYTTLEPKPKNEKNVKKRKGGEEKKKKKGKAQPNQPQTAAADEGIFESVYENL